In Shouchella patagoniensis, the following are encoded in one genomic region:
- a CDS encoding efflux RND transporter permease subunit, producing MNWIINRPKLVILFFVMLTAIGAISFLQMPQREIPEFSPPIGQITTAFPGATSEAVEQQVTNQIEEVLSQFDEIEQYQSVSAPSISLVTVELDESVGNVENVWNDISQSINQVATAFPDDAREPELDTDLGDQGLATYQITYDNNVSIEELQQTIETYASDISGLNDIIGLDVQGVLEKEISVMLDPEAMEDAEISFGQVMGILDGENDTAPIGAWQDERGTYPVNLDTYSSVELYNQLPVGVDEQGEIIRLSDVGTMEETYKQREEQVYYDGEQALSLTFTLRSGSSVPAAQNELDRFVEQLEGDLPEGAEMELLYTQSELVSELFVDLALSFAFAILAVLIVCSLGLRIGTALSVAFAVPISLSIGSIALPFFNVDLNQISLIAYILVLAILVDDAIVVNDNIERQLREGKAPKEAARKGTREVLVSVITSTIIVVFTFFPILFLPGGAGEFIRPLPVVVISAIMASTLVGLIAIPIYRVWKEKRKPSAKNERPAGILGPFLSKAGQTYSQKWMPNVVKHPFYVGFGGLLIGTAAYALIPWIPIEFFPDSDREEVFIETTLADGTPLEQTEEQSKEMAAWIAEHDFVQSVSTYTGTSIPRLFNYEGGGEESENMANFLVFIDKEQVEARAAMDEWSETLPETFENLESYEVSIIESGPPVGAPIAIEMTGPSISELMEKSAEAQDILANASGVVNVDDDVGTPVDSYLLELNRSTMEENGLASSDVAGALAAVGEGIPLGTFDVDGELIDWRIAYEGNEIDLLEQVTVTGNTQQAVALADLVSINEAEIQPRIPHQNGERTITIRAFPAEGQSADDIVAEVEDELFALEDGEHSIVIGGETSERTDVFIQIGQIFILVVFLILIVMVIQFYSITIPFIILSAVYLAFSGAMIGLFITQTGLGFMSLMGGVSLAGIVVRNGIVLIEFIEQRRKAGLSPKDAVLLAAEQRFRPIVLTSLTTIAGLLPIALGNSTLFKPLGITIVSGALFSAILTLFVVPALYLVRVRWKEGKIS from the coding sequence ATGAATTGGATTATAAATCGGCCTAAATTAGTGATTTTATTTTTTGTTATGTTGACAGCAATTGGAGCAATTAGCTTTCTGCAAATGCCGCAACGAGAAATACCAGAATTCTCACCACCGATTGGTCAGATTACGACCGCCTTCCCTGGCGCGACCTCTGAAGCTGTGGAGCAGCAAGTGACCAATCAGATCGAAGAAGTGCTTAGTCAATTTGATGAGATTGAACAATATCAATCCGTATCTGCACCGAGTATTTCTCTTGTGACGGTTGAACTCGACGAAAGTGTCGGGAATGTCGAGAATGTTTGGAATGACATTAGTCAAAGCATAAATCAAGTTGCCACGGCATTTCCAGATGATGCACGTGAACCAGAGCTTGATACAGACCTTGGAGATCAGGGACTTGCTACGTATCAAATTACGTACGATAATAACGTCAGTATTGAAGAACTTCAGCAGACAATTGAAACGTATGCGAGTGATATTTCTGGTTTAAACGATATTATCGGTTTAGATGTACAAGGGGTGTTGGAGAAAGAAATTTCCGTCATGCTTGATCCAGAAGCGATGGAGGATGCAGAGATCTCTTTTGGACAAGTGATGGGGATTCTTGATGGAGAAAATGACACCGCTCCAATTGGAGCATGGCAAGATGAGCGTGGGACGTACCCTGTTAACCTTGATACATATTCATCTGTGGAATTATATAACCAGCTGCCGGTTGGTGTGGATGAACAAGGAGAGATTATTCGTTTATCTGATGTTGGCACAATGGAAGAAACCTATAAGCAGAGAGAAGAACAAGTATATTACGATGGAGAACAAGCATTGTCACTTACATTTACACTGCGCTCTGGAAGTAGCGTTCCGGCAGCGCAAAATGAGTTAGATCGCTTTGTCGAACAGCTTGAAGGTGACTTGCCTGAAGGTGCTGAAATGGAGCTTTTGTATACACAGTCGGAGCTCGTTTCAGAATTGTTTGTTGATCTTGCGCTCTCCTTTGCGTTTGCTATACTAGCCGTGTTAATTGTTTGTTCATTAGGACTTCGGATTGGTACAGCTCTGAGTGTAGCGTTTGCTGTGCCAATATCGCTCAGCATTGGTTCAATCGCGCTTCCTTTCTTTAATGTTGATTTAAATCAGATATCATTAATTGCCTACATTCTTGTATTAGCGATTCTTGTTGATGATGCAATTGTTGTTAATGATAATATTGAACGACAATTACGCGAAGGGAAAGCACCAAAAGAAGCTGCAAGAAAAGGAACTCGGGAAGTGCTTGTTTCCGTTATTACATCAACGATCATCGTCGTCTTTACGTTTTTTCCGATTTTGTTCCTTCCTGGTGGAGCGGGAGAATTTATTCGTCCTTTACCTGTTGTTGTAATAAGTGCAATTATGGCCTCCACATTAGTTGGGCTAATCGCGATCCCGATTTACCGAGTGTGGAAAGAAAAACGTAAACCATCGGCGAAAAATGAGCGACCGGCTGGAATTCTAGGTCCATTTCTTTCGAAAGCAGGTCAAACTTATAGTCAGAAATGGATGCCTAATGTTGTAAAACACCCATTTTATGTGGGCTTTGGTGGACTGCTTATTGGAACGGCAGCTTATGCACTTATCCCTTGGATTCCAATTGAATTCTTTCCAGATTCGGACCGGGAAGAAGTATTTATTGAAACGACGCTAGCAGATGGGACACCACTAGAACAAACCGAAGAGCAGTCTAAAGAAATGGCTGCTTGGATTGCTGAACATGATTTTGTGCAATCCGTATCCACATACACCGGAACATCTATCCCTCGACTATTCAATTATGAGGGTGGGGGCGAGGAAAGTGAAAATATGGCCAATTTCCTCGTGTTTATAGATAAAGAGCAAGTTGAAGCACGAGCAGCGATGGACGAATGGAGCGAGACGCTTCCGGAAACATTTGAGAATCTCGAATCCTATGAGGTTTCTATTATAGAATCCGGGCCCCCAGTCGGAGCACCAATCGCAATTGAAATGACTGGGCCCTCTATCTCGGAATTAATGGAAAAAAGTGCAGAGGCACAAGACATCCTCGCAAATGCAAGTGGAGTTGTAAATGTTGATGACGATGTAGGAACACCTGTTGATTCCTACTTACTTGAATTAAATAGAAGTACAATGGAAGAGAACGGTTTAGCAAGCAGTGACGTTGCCGGGGCCCTAGCCGCGGTAGGTGAGGGAATTCCGTTAGGCACGTTTGATGTTGACGGCGAATTAATTGACTGGCGTATTGCTTATGAAGGAAATGAAATCGATTTGCTTGAGCAAGTAACGGTTACTGGTAATACACAACAAGCGGTTGCTCTCGCTGATCTTGTCTCAATAAATGAAGCAGAAATACAACCGCGAATTCCTCATCAGAACGGGGAACGGACAATTACGATTCGAGCATTTCCTGCAGAGGGGCAGTCTGCTGACGACATTGTTGCGGAAGTAGAAGATGAATTGTTTGCTCTTGAAGATGGAGAACACTCGATTGTAATTGGTGGAGAAACATCGGAACGAACCGATGTGTTTATCCAAATTGGGCAAATCTTTATTCTCGTAGTCTTTTTAATTTTAATCGTCATGGTTATCCAGTTCTATTCCATTACGATTCCCTTTATTATATTGAGTGCGGTGTATCTTGCTTTCTCTGGGGCAATGATTGGTTTGTTTATCACGCAAACAGGTCTTGGATTTATGTCACTAATGGGTGGAGTGAGTCTTGCAGGTATTGTTGTCCGGAACGGAATTGTGTTGATTGAATTCATTGAGCAACGACGAAAAGCGGGGCTTAGTCCTAAGGATGCCGTTCTTTTAGCGGCTGAACAGCGATTCCGTCCAATTGTTCTAACGTCATTAACAACCATTGCTGGTTTACTGCCGATAGCACTTGGAAATAGTACACTCTTTAAGCCACTTGGTATTACAATTGTTTCTGGAGCGTTATTTTCAGCGATCTTGACTCTTTTTGTTGTGCCAGCTCTGTACTTAGTGAGAGTAAGATGGAAAGAAGGAAAGATATCATAA
- the uxaC gene encoding glucuronate isomerase yields MTLITEHFMLQNESAKRLYHEYVKDMPIYDFHCHLDPKDIAEDTKYTTITELWLAGDHYKWRAMRACGVSERLITGDSTDKEKFFAWAATVPKLLGNPLYHWTHLELDYYFGIKTLLNEETAEEIWTNTNRQLQEGALTVRSLITTSNVNTIFTTDEVTSTLDYHKLIHDDVNVKVDVLPTFRPDKALQSENPGFQHFLTKLESITNTTINTYESFLHALDQRINDFHKQGCRASDHGLGTFSYHSIRVEEAANIFKRILAGEIVSANEHDLLRSATLLFLAKRYHAHGWAMQLHIGPLRNNNHAAYKQIGPDSGFDSIHDSNYAVGLNRFFNELEQTNELPKTICYNLDWTKNEMIASALGNFQKEGMPGKMQLGSGWWFNDTKDGMRRQLASLANIGVLSQFVGMLTDSRSFLSFTRHDYFRRILCQLLGEWIEDGEIPADYDLVGRMAQDISYTNAERYFQ; encoded by the coding sequence ATGACACTGATAACCGAACATTTTATGCTCCAAAATGAATCCGCTAAACGTCTATATCATGAGTATGTGAAAGATATGCCGATTTACGACTTCCATTGCCACTTGGACCCAAAAGACATAGCCGAAGACACAAAGTACACAACCATTACAGAACTATGGCTTGCGGGTGATCATTATAAGTGGCGGGCAATGCGTGCATGCGGAGTCTCTGAACGACTTATCACAGGTGATTCCACAGATAAAGAAAAATTCTTCGCGTGGGCCGCAACAGTGCCGAAGTTGCTTGGGAATCCTCTATATCACTGGACACATTTAGAGCTGGACTACTATTTTGGTATAAAAACTCTTCTTAACGAAGAGACTGCAGAAGAAATTTGGACAAATACGAACCGCCAATTACAAGAAGGGGCACTAACCGTTCGCTCCCTCATCACTACTTCAAACGTAAATACAATCTTCACTACAGATGAGGTGACAAGTACACTCGATTACCATAAATTGATTCACGATGATGTCAACGTAAAAGTGGACGTGTTGCCTACTTTTCGTCCGGATAAAGCACTACAATCAGAAAACCCGGGTTTTCAACATTTCTTAACCAAGTTAGAATCGATCACAAATACTACAATTAACACGTATGAATCATTCTTACACGCACTTGACCAGCGAATAAACGATTTTCATAAACAAGGCTGCCGGGCGAGCGATCATGGTCTTGGAACTTTTTCATATCACTCAATTCGCGTAGAAGAAGCTGCCAACATTTTTAAACGGATCTTAGCCGGTGAAATTGTATCCGCTAACGAGCACGACCTTCTGCGTTCAGCAACATTGCTATTTCTTGCGAAACGCTATCATGCACATGGTTGGGCCATGCAACTGCATATTGGTCCGTTAAGAAACAATAATCATGCTGCCTACAAACAAATTGGTCCAGATAGCGGATTTGATTCTATTCATGATAGCAATTACGCTGTTGGATTAAATCGCTTCTTCAATGAATTAGAACAAACGAATGAGCTCCCAAAAACGATTTGTTACAATCTCGATTGGACAAAAAACGAAATGATTGCAAGTGCGTTAGGAAACTTTCAAAAAGAAGGTATGCCAGGAAAAATGCAACTCGGATCTGGTTGGTGGTTTAATGACACAAAGGATGGTATGCGCAGACAACTCGCAAGCCTTGCCAACATTGGTGTGCTTAGTCAATTTGTCGGTATGCTAACGGATTCAAGAAGCTTCCTCTCTTTCACACGGCATGACTACTTCCGCCGGATACTTTGCCAACTATTAGGGGAATGGATCGAAGACGGAGAAATCCCTGCCGATTATGACCTTGTTGGGCGTATGGCTCAAGATATTTCCTATACGAATGCAGAGAGGTATTTTCAATAA
- a CDS encoding glycoside hydrolase family 31 protein, with protein sequence MNIQTHNQFKLNEQNGPRLSFFDSTSSTTAHLFILEEKVIRVLFEQKDGLEVANTWSIAPGLDDVPYTGRDRMSVANFSCPSYAFTELDNTYELSTNYLKAVIQKEGFRITWYRQENSEWVWFAEDRQTQAYNFNGELGEGVKHYLKREIHESYYGLGERTGALNRHHGRYSSVTIDAMGYDAEHSDPLYKHIPFYVTRNPNTTFSYGLFYDNLAPGYFDLGRELDNYHGLYRYFEAEAGDLDYYMIAGPTMRNVVQTYTWMTGNTAMPPKWSIGYSGSTMSYTDSDNAQEQLYEFINQCERNDILCDSFQLSSGYTSIGDGRYVFHWNKDKFPDAKKLTNDFKQKGLRFAANIKPALLESHPQYADLEQKNYFIQNNKGEVETAQFWDGGGAYIDFTNEEAYGWWKDQVKKQLLDYGIASTWNDNNEFEIWSRDAKVNGFGSALSFQTIRALHPLLMMKASFEAQMEHSKDERPFLISRSGAPGMHRYVQTWSGDNRTEWKTIRFNNKTGLSLSLSGIYSFGHDVGGFAGPKPDEELFIRWVQNGIFHPRFTIHSWNEDETVNEPWMYPNATPAIRELIKLRSKLLPYWYSAFYKARSIHEPILKPTFFDFENDQKTWEENDDFLVGDAFLVASVVEPGVAKRQVYAPKHESGWFDFYTGNHIEGGTTTTLPAPYDQTPLLVKAGSIIPVNEAERSFLTKDQDLRGFLLFPGRKAGLLSSYTLYEDDGESSNWQNKHALVSLKMETTEDTIYVTTEIKEQGFSLPYNKATFRIIPNDSRRLLVNGKEVSSNNLGRMI encoded by the coding sequence ATGAATATACAAACACACAATCAATTTAAACTAAACGAACAGAACGGTCCGCGCTTAAGCTTTTTTGATTCAACATCTTCTACTACAGCACACTTATTTATTTTAGAAGAAAAGGTCATTCGAGTATTATTTGAACAAAAAGATGGCCTTGAAGTTGCGAACACATGGAGCATTGCACCTGGACTTGACGATGTTCCTTATACTGGAAGAGACCGCATGAGCGTTGCTAACTTTAGCTGCCCTTCTTATGCCTTTACAGAACTAGATAACACTTACGAACTTAGTACAAACTATTTAAAAGCTGTCATTCAAAAAGAAGGATTTCGCATCACTTGGTATCGCCAAGAAAATAGCGAGTGGGTTTGGTTTGCTGAAGATCGCCAAACACAGGCCTATAACTTCAATGGTGAACTTGGGGAAGGCGTGAAACACTACTTAAAAAGAGAGATCCATGAATCGTATTACGGTCTCGGAGAAAGAACAGGGGCTTTGAACCGTCACCACGGTCGTTACAGTAGCGTAACGATTGATGCAATGGGCTATGACGCTGAGCATTCTGATCCATTGTACAAGCATATTCCTTTTTATGTGACAAGAAACCCTAATACTACTTTTTCTTATGGTCTCTTCTATGACAATCTCGCACCTGGCTATTTTGATTTAGGTCGAGAACTTGATAACTACCATGGTCTATATCGTTATTTTGAAGCAGAGGCTGGAGACCTTGATTACTATATGATTGCGGGACCTACCATGCGAAATGTTGTTCAAACATACACGTGGATGACCGGAAACACAGCGATGCCACCTAAATGGAGTATTGGCTACTCTGGTTCTACAATGAGTTATACAGACTCTGACAATGCGCAAGAACAGTTATATGAGTTTATTAATCAATGTGAAAGAAACGATATTCTATGTGACTCATTTCAACTTTCCTCTGGTTATACATCAATTGGGGATGGACGCTATGTATTCCATTGGAACAAGGATAAGTTCCCTGATGCAAAAAAACTTACCAACGATTTTAAACAAAAAGGGCTACGCTTTGCTGCAAATATAAAACCGGCCTTACTTGAAAGCCATCCTCAATATGCTGACTTGGAACAGAAGAACTATTTCATTCAAAATAACAAAGGCGAGGTGGAGACTGCTCAATTTTGGGATGGTGGTGGAGCATACATAGACTTCACAAATGAGGAAGCTTATGGTTGGTGGAAAGACCAAGTAAAAAAACAGCTCCTTGATTATGGAATTGCTTCCACTTGGAACGATAACAACGAGTTCGAAATTTGGAGCAGAGACGCGAAAGTGAATGGTTTTGGATCAGCCCTATCTTTTCAAACAATCCGTGCCCTCCATCCATTATTAATGATGAAAGCATCATTTGAAGCACAAATGGAGCATTCAAAAGATGAGCGCCCATTTTTAATTTCTCGCTCTGGCGCACCTGGTATGCACCGCTATGTTCAAACATGGTCTGGAGATAACCGAACGGAGTGGAAAACAATTCGGTTCAATAATAAGACAGGCTTAAGTCTGAGCTTATCAGGCATTTATAGCTTCGGTCATGATGTTGGTGGTTTTGCTGGTCCTAAGCCAGATGAAGAACTTTTTATCCGTTGGGTACAAAATGGCATCTTCCACCCTCGTTTTACCATTCATTCATGGAATGAAGATGAAACCGTAAATGAACCATGGATGTATCCAAATGCAACACCTGCCATTCGAGAGTTAATCAAACTGCGCTCGAAGTTATTGCCTTATTGGTATTCAGCATTCTACAAGGCTCGCTCTATTCATGAGCCAATTTTAAAGCCTACTTTTTTCGATTTCGAGAATGACCAAAAAACGTGGGAAGAAAATGATGATTTTCTTGTTGGTGACGCATTCCTCGTTGCTTCTGTCGTTGAACCAGGTGTGGCTAAAAGACAAGTCTACGCACCGAAACACGAAAGTGGATGGTTCGATTTTTATACAGGGAATCACATAGAAGGCGGGACAACAACTACTCTTCCAGCACCTTATGATCAAACGCCACTTCTTGTAAAAGCAGGTTCAATCATCCCTGTAAACGAAGCGGAACGTAGTTTCTTAACTAAAGATCAAGACCTTCGTGGATTCTTGCTATTCCCTGGGCGAAAAGCTGGACTCCTATCAAGCTATACGCTTTATGAGGATGACGGTGAGAGTTCAAATTGGCAAAATAAACACGCACTCGTTTCCTTAAAAATGGAGACGACAGAAGACACCATCTATGTCACAACTGAAATCAAAGAGCAAGGGTTTTCACTTCCATACAATAAAGCTACATTTAGAATCATCCCAAATGATTCTCGCCGCTTACTAGTGAACGGCAAAGAAGTGAGTTCAAACAACTTAGGGAGAATGATTTAA
- a CDS encoding TRAP transporter large permease → MPLLAGISLIVVFLGLLFFGVPIAISVAGASIVTMFLIAPFDVAIFTSAQKMVTGIDSFTLLAIPFFLLTGIIMNQGGIALRLVNVAKLFVGRLPGSLAHTNIVGNMLFGSIAGSSVASAAAIGKVMHPLQEKEGYDRKFSAAVNIASAPTGLIIPPTGLLIIYSLVSGGTSVAALFLAGYLPGLLWGIATMIVAFFIAKKKGYTASLTTRVESPLKVIWEAVPSLFLVFIIIGGIIGGFFTATEASAIAIVYALLLSFIYRSLKVRQLPGIFREAVELTVVIMFLIGTSAMLSLVMSFTGIPSAISTSILALTDNPILILLLINLILLLIGIVMDVTPAILIFTPIFLPVVMEFGMDPVHFGIILIVNLCIGNITPPGGSALFVGSTVGKVKIEEIIRPLIPFYAAVVIVLMIITLFPFFSTWLPTLAGLM, encoded by the coding sequence ATGCCTCTCCTTGCTGGAATTAGTTTAATTGTTGTTTTTCTTGGCTTGTTGTTTTTTGGTGTCCCCATTGCAATAAGTGTTGCAGGTGCATCAATTGTTACCATGTTTTTAATCGCCCCTTTTGATGTTGCTATTTTCACCTCTGCACAGAAGATGGTAACCGGGATTGATAGTTTTACATTGTTAGCTATTCCCTTTTTCTTATTGACCGGAATTATTATGAACCAAGGAGGTATTGCCTTACGTCTTGTGAATGTTGCAAAACTATTTGTTGGTAGGTTGCCGGGCTCTCTCGCCCATACAAACATTGTCGGGAATATGTTATTCGGTTCCATCGCTGGTTCTTCGGTCGCATCTGCCGCCGCCATAGGAAAAGTCATGCATCCACTCCAAGAAAAAGAAGGATACGACAGAAAATTCTCTGCTGCTGTCAATATTGCCTCTGCACCAACAGGACTGATCATTCCACCCACTGGTTTGCTTATCATCTACTCACTTGTTAGTGGAGGCACGTCAGTAGCCGCTCTTTTTTTAGCCGGTTATTTACCAGGCCTCCTTTGGGGTATCGCCACAATGATAGTCGCTTTTTTCATTGCGAAAAAGAAAGGCTATACCGCCTCTCTTACAACTCGAGTTGAATCCCCACTCAAAGTAATTTGGGAAGCAGTTCCAAGCTTATTTTTAGTTTTTATCATTATTGGTGGTATTATTGGCGGTTTCTTTACTGCTACAGAAGCATCAGCAATTGCAATCGTTTACGCCTTATTGCTTTCCTTTATTTACCGTAGTCTAAAGGTTCGCCAACTTCCTGGTATTTTTAGAGAAGCAGTTGAATTGACTGTAGTTATCATGTTTTTAATTGGTACATCAGCAATGCTATCTCTTGTTATGTCATTCACCGGTATTCCTAGTGCGATTAGTACAAGCATTTTAGCACTAACAGATAACCCTATTCTAATCCTTTTGCTTATTAATCTCATATTGTTATTAATTGGTATCGTTATGGATGTGACGCCAGCCATTTTAATTTTCACCCCTATCTTTCTACCAGTTGTTATGGAATTTGGTATGGATCCTGTTCACTTTGGTATCATTTTAATCGTCAATCTATGTATCGGCAATATTACTCCCCCTGGAGGTAGTGCTTTATTTGTTGGAAGTACCGTTGGAAAAGTAAAAATTGAAGAAATCATTCGTCCGCTTATCCCTTTCTATGCCGCGGTAGTAATCGTATTAATGATTATTACGCTGTTCCCTTTCTTTAGTACATGGCTTCCAACGTTAGCAGGATTAATGTAA
- a CDS encoding TRAP transporter small permease, with protein sequence MIDKTNHVLGKIIIFLSSTMLGLMVLVAIWQVISRYVLNAPSTFSEEFLRYSLIWVTMIGGAYAFHLKKHIAIEMMLNRFSDRVQKRMRQFVQLFLIAFALVVMVYGGIQLVSLTLSQQTVSLGIPMGYVYLSLPISGLLITWFSMTELLIGKAGAESEHDQTLDL encoded by the coding sequence ATGATTGATAAAACCAATCACGTTTTAGGAAAAATAATTATTTTCCTCTCATCGACAATGCTTGGTCTCATGGTTCTTGTTGCTATTTGGCAAGTTATTAGTCGCTATGTATTGAATGCACCAAGTACATTTTCTGAAGAATTTTTACGTTACTCACTTATCTGGGTCACAATGATTGGCGGAGCGTACGCTTTTCATTTAAAGAAACATATCGCAATTGAGATGATGTTGAACCGTTTCTCTGATCGTGTTCAAAAAAGAATGCGGCAGTTTGTCCAATTATTCTTAATCGCTTTCGCCCTTGTTGTGATGGTTTATGGGGGCATTCAGCTTGTCTCATTAACACTTTCTCAACAAACCGTATCACTTGGTATACCAATGGGGTATGTGTACCTATCTCTGCCAATCTCTGGATTGTTAATTACCTGGTTTAGTATGACTGAATTACTTATCGGAAAAGCAGGAGCAGAATCTGAACATGATCAAACGCTCGACTTATAA
- a CDS encoding TRAP transporter substrate-binding protein codes for MRRKAPLFVSVSLIFVVGCSTPTELSTDTTVLRLAHNMNESHPIHQSLVHFSELAEEKSNGSITFQVFPNGQLGSEREAIELTQTGAVDATKVSATALESFSPVYALFSTPYLFNGAEHYYEVMESDIATDIYDLTATNGFFGLTYYDAGIRNMYTIGTPILTPEDLSGMKIRVQPSETAIEMTRLMGGAPTPMAFGEVYTALQQGVIDGTENNETSLTSNNHGEVAKEYSYTEHSIVPDLLIFSQSRWESFSEEEQQLLTEAAIASSEYHKELWANETAQAIEQAEEMGVTFHSDVDLEAFRELVEPMHEEVRQDPDLSPFYNRIQEMNEEVQTND; via the coding sequence ATGCGTCGCAAAGCACCTTTATTTGTAAGCGTTTCCCTTATTTTCGTTGTCGGATGTTCCACTCCAACTGAATTATCAACAGACACTACTGTGTTACGGCTTGCTCACAATATGAATGAAAGTCACCCAATACACCAATCCTTAGTACATTTCTCTGAGTTAGCAGAAGAGAAAAGCAATGGTTCAATTACATTTCAGGTCTTTCCTAATGGTCAACTCGGTTCAGAACGAGAAGCAATTGAATTAACTCAAACCGGGGCTGTTGATGCTACAAAAGTAAGCGCTACCGCGTTAGAAAGCTTTTCTCCAGTATACGCCTTGTTTAGCACTCCTTATTTATTTAATGGCGCTGAACATTATTATGAGGTAATGGAAAGTGATATTGCGACGGATATTTATGACCTAACTGCCACTAACGGGTTTTTTGGATTAACATACTATGATGCTGGTATACGAAACATGTACACCATTGGTACACCAATCCTAACACCTGAAGATTTAAGCGGAATGAAGATTCGTGTGCAGCCAAGTGAGACCGCAATTGAAATGACACGATTAATGGGCGGAGCACCTACGCCAATGGCTTTCGGGGAAGTCTATACGGCTTTACAACAAGGCGTCATTGATGGCACTGAAAACAATGAGACTTCATTGACATCGAATAACCACGGTGAGGTTGCAAAAGAGTATTCGTATACAGAACATTCAATTGTTCCTGACTTGCTTATATTTAGCCAAAGTCGTTGGGAAAGCTTTTCTGAAGAAGAGCAACAACTGCTCACCGAAGCAGCAATTGCATCAAGTGAATATCATAAGGAGCTATGGGCAAACGAAACCGCACAAGCGATTGAGCAAGCAGAAGAAATGGGCGTAACATTCCATTCAGATGTTGATTTAGAAGCATTTCGTGAGCTCGTAGAGCCTATGCATGAAGAAGTAAGGCAAGATCCTGATCTATCTCCTTTTTATAATCGAATTCAAGAAATGAATGAGGAGGTACAGACCAATGATTGA
- a CDS encoding LacI family DNA-binding transcriptional regulator, whose protein sequence is MTVTIKDIAKAANVSYSTVSKALNDSPLVKTGTKRVIVEKAKELGYTPNFSAKHLVTRRSNTIGLVWPTIERAALSELVTHVNKQISKNGRSMILSINDALEAVELFSRMRIDGILLFEEDIAQDELPNNLGIPLLSYGVPGINQFPTLGVQHELAMELAVNELVEKGHREIVYVGIHNGIGRRQQAKQAGFEQAMKERGFGSKIVNTGGLNAGDAEHAVTQFLDSEGTPEAIICSSYDLTIGTLRALKRHQLSIPNDVSVISYDNIPQLKETEVPVTSVGVPIDALACALVEMLIDLIEKGEENVENRKLSPVLVKRKSVKIRN, encoded by the coding sequence ATGACGGTTACGATTAAAGATATCGCTAAAGCGGCAAACGTCAGTTATTCGACTGTTTCCAAAGCATTAAACGATAGCCCACTTGTGAAAACAGGAACAAAACGGGTGATTGTAGAAAAAGCAAAGGAACTTGGCTATACGCCAAACTTTTCTGCTAAACACTTGGTCACTCGTAGGAGCAACACGATTGGTTTGGTTTGGCCAACAATTGAGCGGGCTGCGTTATCAGAATTAGTCACTCATGTAAATAAACAAATTAGCAAAAATGGTCGTTCAATGATCTTATCAATAAACGATGCGCTGGAAGCAGTTGAGTTATTTTCAAGAATGAGAATTGACGGTATTTTACTATTTGAAGAAGACATTGCTCAAGATGAACTTCCAAACAATTTAGGTATTCCATTATTATCGTATGGAGTGCCAGGTATTAACCAGTTTCCTACCTTAGGGGTGCAGCATGAACTAGCTATGGAACTTGCTGTCAATGAATTAGTGGAGAAGGGGCATAGGGAGATTGTTTATGTAGGTATTCATAACGGTATTGGAAGACGACAGCAGGCGAAGCAAGCTGGGTTTGAGCAAGCGATGAAGGAGCGAGGCTTTGGTTCAAAGATCGTCAATACTGGAGGGTTAAACGCGGGAGATGCAGAGCATGCAGTTACACAGTTTTTAGATAGTGAAGGTACTCCAGAGGCGATCATTTGTTCAAGTTATGATCTTACGATTGGCACGTTACGTGCTTTAAAAAGACATCAATTAAGCATTCCAAATGACGTATCGGTTATTTCCTATGACAACATACCTCAGTTAAAAGAAACAGAAGTACCAGTTACGAGTGTAGGTGTTCCTATAGACGCGCTTGCTTGTGCATTAGTAGAGATGTTAATTGATTTAATTGAGAAAGGCGAGGAGAATGTTGAAAATCGAAAACTTAGCCCAGTTCTTGTTAAGAGAAAATCGGTAAAAATAAGAAATTGA
- a CDS encoding lmo0937 family membrane protein, whose amino-acid sequence MLWTIIGILIALWLVGLILDIAGGLIYILLVIALVVFVIKLITGRRGA is encoded by the coding sequence ATGCTTTGGACGATAATCGGTATTTTAATTGCACTATGGTTGGTTGGACTAATATTAGATATTGCTGGCGGGCTTATTTACATTTTACTCGTCATTGCACTAGTCGTATTTGTCATTAAACTTATCACGGGTAGAAGAGGTGCTTAG